Proteins from a single region of Gambusia affinis linkage group LG12, SWU_Gaff_1.0, whole genome shotgun sequence:
- the LOC122840779 gene encoding uncharacterized protein LOC122840779 — protein MAAINRPHTANCEPDGRNPSSGVASFAQQDPCPHGTAQDLGFPPHAQHPIFARPVFYIPAPPPPPLLQYQWPMPFSYNPFAGFPSMSYGMIAPPPPLPQPPYMEAPGYILPHVQPVDYRRLHHPQLHTQGAPHQNPNQMRRIRPNHFIPVRETVNSEVQTEPAQRGMHGYDMGSDSGRGSHSNSPCSPALSSPKQALTELAVCKSPSREEKDLQVNEPFTSTTVITDFHKQPVPSTAVESSGSTRQDTQINTDQEPNPDSLSKDGDYSMRTRSPEGLLPASSSFQKDDAVLKERRISVPDILMNWGGGTPQTALLKTTDVELSHTDIWTSSQHEVELNKPLSHNCSETNIGSVNGLGTGINEGMASPKVGEMLFRSLRLPYSTIDAFLESSTHEEPVEVSFSERHSLTFTDDVQNFSSNNSKTEVQENYSGTYLHKISDVVPRMSPSSCQVKRKSNESIWSVESLPAYVPTREWLLQNGMLELNVNEETEEAENVGLSNQNDNLMNEEKRGHSLSTCVSVQVPESCLCSSIQEEEHSPVRETGTENKGDLSESIKPEQSQNLLHSKKNVLSPSSALPGKAASTPTERDETENRSSEPEACQSPNQNTLINELQQKSLSSSEEISLDSAAEEISSSAIQLISQNAVDVKDDEVLIVVQNVAEVSPSKGTLVDCGVQCNEFHEQCCLCGELKNTETNRRHHFKSSDIKKAIDGRTGQQRRKNGQWRGTGQERQFNHLEAQSGYCRGGKTKGGRNPRY, from the exons ATGGCAGCGATTAACAGACCGCATACAGCTAATTGTGAACCTGATGGAAGGAACCCCAGCAGTGGTGTGGCATCCTTTGCACAGCAGGATCCATGTCCACACGGCACTGCTCAGGATCTGGGATTTCCCCCACATGCCCAACATCCCATCTTTGCCCGTCCTGTCTTCTACATTCCTGCACCACCTCCACCCCCTTTACTTCAATACCAGTGGCCGATGCCATTCTCCTATAACCCCTTTGCTGGCTTCCCAAGCATGA GCTATGGCATGATTGCACCCCCTCCCCCACTACCCCAACCCCCTTACATGGAGGCTCCAGGATATATTCTCCCTCATGTTCAACCAGTTGACTACAGGCGCTTGCACCACCCACAGTTACATACTCAAGGTGCACCCCATCAGAATCCTAATCAGATGCGAAGAATTCGCCCAAATCATTTTATTCCTGTAAGAGAAACTGTGAATTCTGAAGTTCAAACTGAGCCTGCACAAAGAGGCATGCATGGGTATGATATGGGCTCAGATTCTGGCAGAGGAAGTCATTCAAATTCTCCATGCTCCCCAGCCTTAAGTTCCCCCAAGCAAGCCTTAACTGAGCTGGCAGTCTGCAAGTCGcccagcagagaagaaaaagactTGCAAGTGAATGAACCCTTCACAAGTACCACTGTCATAACAGACTTTCACAAACAACCTGTTCCATCAACTGCTGTTGAATCATCTGGAAGCACAAGGCAAGACACGCAAATTAATACTGACCAGGAGCCCAACCCTGACTCGCTTTCTAAAGATGGGGATTACAGTATGAGGACAAGGTCTCCAGAAGGTTTACTTCCAGCGTCTAGCTCGTTTCAGAAAGACGATGCTGTCCTTAAAGAAAGGCGCATCTCTGTTCCTGACATTTTGATGAACTGGGGCGGTGGAACACCACAAACAGCACTGCTGAAAACGACAGATGTGGAGTTGTCCCATACTGATATTTGGACATCTTCTCAGCATGAGGTTGAGCTCAACAAACCTTTATCCCACAATTGCAGTGAAACAAATATTGGTTCTGTTAATGGACTTGGCACTGGTATTAATGAAGGTATGGCAAGTCCAAAAGTTGGTGAAATGCTCTTCAGAAGCCTTCGACTCCCTTATTCTACAATTGATGCATTCCTAGAGTCTAGTACACACGAGGAGCCTGTAGAAGTAAGCTTTTCAGAAAGACATTCATTAACCTTCACAGATGATGTGCAAAATTTCTCCTCCAACAACTCTAAAACTGAGGTGCAAGAAAATTACAGTGGGACGTATCTACACAAGATCTCAGATGTTGTACCTCGTATGTCTCCTAGTAGCTGTCAGGTGAAGAGAAAATCCAATGAATCAATTTGGTCAGTGGAGTCTCTGCCTGCCTATGTCCCTACTAGAGAGTGGCTGTTACAAAATGGCATGTTAGAACTTAACGTTAATGAAGAGACAgaggaagctgaaaatgttggcCTCTCCAACCAAAATGACAACCTCATGAATGAAGAAAAGAGAGGGCACAGCTTGTCGACCTGTGTCTCTGTTCAAGTACCAGAAAGCTGTCTTTGTTCCAGTATCCAAGAAGAGGAGCATAGTCCTGTGAGAGAGACgggaacagaaaataaagggGATTTATCTGAATCtataaaaccagaacaaagtCAAAACTTGCTTCACTcaaaaaagaatgttttgtcTCCTTCCTCAGCTCTTCCAGGAAAAGCCGCATCTACTCCAACTGAAAGGGATGAGACTGAAAATAGGTCTTCTGAACCTGAGGCTTGTCAAAGCCCAAACCAGAACACCCTGATTAATGAACTGCAGCAAAAAAGCCTTTCATCCTCTGAAGAAATATCCCTTGAttctgcagcagaggaaatTTCCTCATCAGCCATCCAGCTGatttcccagaatgcagtgGACGTCAAAGATGATGAAGTTCTGATTGTAGTTCAAAATGTAGCTGAAGTGTCCCCATCAAAGGGAACTTTGGTGGACTGTGGTGTCCAATGTAATGAATTCCATGAGCAATGTTGTTTATGTGGGGAACTGAAGAatactgaaacaaacagaagacatcattttaaatcttcag atataaaaaaagcaattgaTGGCAGAACTGGACAGCAGAGAAGGAAGAATGGACAATGGAGGGGCACAGGTCAAG AGCGACAGTTTAACCACCTGGAAGCTCAAAGTGGATACTGTagaggagggaaaacaaaag GTGGAAGAAACCCACGGTATTAA